In a genomic window of Erigeron canadensis isolate Cc75 chromosome 5, C_canadensis_v1, whole genome shotgun sequence:
- the LOC122601045 gene encoding uncharacterized protein LOC122601045: MKYPQHLGYYDGKSDPDDFLKKFIGAALIQRKTHITVHNIKQKENEKTRDFIVRYTNETQQVRGLAESQRISGLIHGLRAVELIEHLSTNLPETYDGLTSKAHIWLDARETTSDSSIGRKRKEYGGNGRFSCYGREDNQWGGREKDSGIDILSNLTKTTKQILLTERVASSFPTPTKLITNKKNMEKYCEYHWDHGHDTHSCRNLRREIEEAVESGKLDHLIKGIRQATRIKSELDKPEKTPPAQILTIRSELHRDPPQEQLYQFSSLKDIIPSSELIMIKANIGGLMMRNVQIDGGSECDILYEKYFSELPKSIREKLRKVDRPLIGFAGERTWPIGELRTEVTIGEYRIGKQKK, translated from the exons ATGAAGTACCCACAACACTTAGGGTACTATGATGGGAAGAGTGATCCGGATGACTTTCTTAAAAAGTTTATCGGAGCAGCCCTAATCCAGAG AAAGACCCACATCACTGTGCACAACATCaagcaaaaagaaaatgaaaagacgAGAGATTTCATTGTAAGATACACGAATGAGACACAGCAAGTACGGGGACTAGCAGAAAGCCAAAGAATCTCAGGACTCATACATGGGCTACGCGCAGTAGAGCTCATTGAACACCTGAGCACAAACTTACCCGAAACTTACGACGGGTTAACAAGCAAAGCTCACATCTGGCTAGATGCTAGGGAAACAACAAGTGACTCCTCCATAGGAAGAAAGCGGAAGGAATACGGAGGCAATGGAAGGTTTTCTTGCTACGGGCGAGAAGACAACCAATGGGGCGGTAGAGAGAAAGATAGCGGAATTGATATCTTATCTAACCTCACCAAAACCACGAAGCAAATCCTCCTCACAGAGCGAGTCGCTTCAAGCTTCCCGACCCCGACAAAGCTCATCACTAATAAGAAAAACATGGAGAAGTACTGTGAATATCACTGGGATCATGGACATGATACACACAGCTGTAGGAATTTAAGACGGGAAATAGAAGAAGCTGTGGAGTCCGGAAAGCTGGACCACCTTATTAAAGGGATCAGGCAAGCAACCAGAATTAAGAGCGAACTGGACAAGCCTGAAAAAACACCACCGGCACAGATCCTCACAATACGGTCCGAACTACACAGGGATCCCCCGCAAGAGCAACTGTACCAGTTCTCTTCGCTGAAGGATATCATCCCTTCTAGTGAACTGATCATGATCAAAGCCAATATCGGGGGACTAATGATGAGGAACGTCCAAATAGACGGTGGTAGCGAATGTGATATCCTCTATGAGAAATACTTCTCCGAATTACCAAAAAGTATTAGAGAAAAGTTACGCAAGGTAGACAGGCCACTGATAGGATTCGCAGGAGAACGGACATGGCCTATCGGAGAACTCCGGACAGAAGTCACTATTGGAGAATACCGAATtggaaaacagaaaaaataa
- the LOC122600166 gene encoding F-box protein SKIP1 → MAEVNNNHHHEKEKQEQSSKWADLTHECLVNILNRLTIEDRWRGTMFVCKSWFHVSQDPCLHTVLDLESSFDTRPAESGRWWNPEFERKIDNMVRSVVNWSDGGVADIRVRHCSDRAISLVAQRCPNLKVLSIKSSPNVTDESMVKLASGCPKLRELDISYCYEISHEAMVTLGKKCTNIVTLKRNLMNWLDPSQHLGIVPTDYLNACPQDGDSEATAIGNFMPQLLHLELGFSKLTSRGLSLITEGCKDLEYFDLSGCVNVTSRDIVNFTSKLTNLKNIKKPNYYIPRSVFHTETYGHWRLYDERFQTDAFRI, encoded by the exons ATGGCTGAGGTcaacaacaaccaccaccatgaaaaagaaaaacaagaacaatCATCCAAGTGGGCCGATTTGACCCACGAATGTCTGGTCAACATTCTCAACCGCCTTACAATCGAGGATCGATGGCGAGGTACCATGTTTGTTTGCAAATCATGGTTTCATGTATCCCAGGATCCTTGTCTACATACTGTTTTGGACCTTGAATCGAGTTTCGATACGCGCCCGGCTGAATCGGGTCGGTGGTGGAACCCCGAATTCGAGAGGAAGATTGATAATATGGTCCGGTCTGTTGTGAATTGGAGCGATGGAGGTGTTGCCGATATTAGAGTTAGGCATTGTTCTGATCGGGCCATTTCGCTTGTTGCtcaaag GTGCCCTAACCTAAAAGTATTGTCGATCAAGAGCTCCCCCAATGTTACTGATGAATCAATGGTGAAGCTAGCATCGGGTTGTCCCAAACTTAGGGAACTTGACATAAGTTATTGCTACGAAATTTCTCATGAAGCTATGGTCACGTTAGGGAAAAAATGCACCAACATAGTAACTTTAAAACGTAACCTAATGAATTGGTTAGACCCTTCACAACACTTGGGAATTGTACCCACGGACTACTTAAATGCTTGTCCCCAAGATGGGGACTCAGAAGCTACTGCCATTGGAAACTTCATGCCTCAACTTCTTCATCTTGAACTTGGGTTCTCCAAACTAACATCCCGGGGGCTTTCTTTGATTACTGAAGGGTGTAAAGACCTGGAGTACTTTGATCTATCAGGGTGTGTGAATGTAACTAGCCGGGATATTGTAAATTTTACATCCAAATTGACTAATTTGAAGAACATCAAGAAGCCTAACTACTACATTCCCAGGTCAGTCTTCCATACTGAAACATATGGCCATTGGAGGTTGTATGATGAACGCTTCCAAACAGATGCTTTTCGTATTTGA
- the LOC122599334 gene encoding shikimate O-hydroxycinnamoyltransferase-like isoform X2 yields the protein MDASKSPNNKSFHVLEIGPGHLYLASTCRAFGPRFLYDQLVGYMLVTRFKCGGVSLGCGLHHTLSDGLSSLHFINTWSDTARGLSVAIPPFNDRTLLRARDPPTPLFDHVEYHPPPSMITTTKIQKSPSASTSILRLTLDQINVLKSKGKGDGSMYHSTYEILAAHLWRCACKARGLVDTQPTKLYVATDGRSRLIPPLPQGYLGNVVFTATPIAKSGEFKSESLADTARRIHKELARMDDQYLRSAIDYLETVPDLQALVRGPTYFACPNLNINSWTRLPIYEANFGWGRPIFMGPASILYEGTIYIIPDPSGDRSVSLAVCLDPDHIALFEKYLYDF from the exons ATGGATGCCAGCAAATCACCCAACAATAAATCTTTCCACGTGCTAGAGATTGGACCGGGCCATTTGTATTTAGCTTCCACATGTCGGGCCTTTGGGCCACGATTTCTTTATGATCAATTGGTTGGATACATGCTG gtCACACGTTTCAAGTGTGGTGGAGTTTCTCTTGGCTGTGGACTGCACCATACGTTATCTGATGGCTTATCATCCCTTCACTTCATCAACACATGGTCCGATACAGCCCGAGGCTTATCTGTTGCAATTCCACCATTCAATGACCGTACTCTTCTTCGAGCCCGTGACCCACCAACCCCATTGTTCGACCACGTCGAATACCACCCACCACCGTCGAtgatcactacaacaaaaatacaaaaatcgCCGTCTGCTTCAACTTCCATCCTACGGCTCACCCTTGATCAAATTAACGTTCTTAAATCAAAGGGGAAAGGCGATGGTAGCATGTACCATAGTACATACGAGATCCTAGCCGCTCACCTATGGCGTTGTGCTTGCAAAGCGCGTGGACTTGTAGACACTCAACCAACCAAACTTTACGTGGCTACTGACGGACGGTCAAGATTGATCCCTCCACTCCCTCAAGGATACCTCGGGAATGTTGTTTTCACAGCCACTCCCATTGCTAAATCAGGAGAGTTTAAATCCGAATCATTGGCCGACACTGCAAGGAGAATCCACAAGGAGTTGGCTAGAATGGATGATCAGTACCTTAGATCAGCTATCGATTACTTGGAGACGGTACCTGATCTTCAGGCCCTTGTTCGAGGGCCGACCTATTTTGCTTGTCCTAATCTCAATATAAACAGTTGGACTCGGTTACCAATATATGAAGCAAACTTTGGTTGGGGTCGACCTATTTTCATGGGACCCGCAAGCATACTTTACGAAGGTACAATTTACATAATACCAGACCCTAGTGGTGATCGTAGCGTGTCTTTGGCAGTGTGTTTGGACCCTGATCACATTGCTTTGTTTGAAAAATACCTGTATGATTTCTAG
- the LOC122599334 gene encoding shikimate O-hydroxycinnamoyltransferase-like isoform X1, with product MTSNDGAEKMKLTLKESSIIKPSKTTPYKQLWNSNLDLVVGRIHILTVYFYRPNGSSNFFDSMVLKKALADVLVTFFPMAGRLGKDDDGDDGRVVINCNGEGVLFVEAEADCCIDDFGELTPSPELRRLAPTVDYSGDVSSYPLVITQVTRFKCGGVSLGCGLHHTLSDGLSSLHFINTWSDTARGLSVAIPPFNDRTLLRARDPPTPLFDHVEYHPPPSMITTTKIQKSPSASTSILRLTLDQINVLKSKGKGDGSMYHSTYEILAAHLWRCACKARGLVDTQPTKLYVATDGRSRLIPPLPQGYLGNVVFTATPIAKSGEFKSESLADTARRIHKELARMDDQYLRSAIDYLETVPDLQALVRGPTYFACPNLNINSWTRLPIYEANFGWGRPIFMGPASILYEGTIYIIPDPSGDRSVSLAVCLDPDHIALFEKYLYDF from the exons atgacaAGCAACGACGGGGCAGAAAAAATGAAGCTAACACTAAAAGAATCTTCAATAATAAAACCATCCAAAACGACACCGTATAAGCAACTATGGAACTCAAATCTTGATTTGGTGGTGGGTCGGATCCATATATTGACTGTTTACTTTTATAGGCCAAATGGGTCTTCAAATTTCTTTGATTCTATGGTGTTAAAGAAAGCACTTGCTGACGTTTTAGTCACTTTTTTTCCGATGGCCGGACGGTTGGGTAAGGATGATGACGGTGATGATGGCAGAGTTGTAATTAATTGTAATGGAGAGGGTGTTTTGTTTGTTGAAGCTGAAGCTGATTGTTGCATTGATGATTTTGGTGAGCTTACTCCGTCGCCGGAGTTGAGGAGGTTGGCACCGACCGTGGATTATTCCGGCGATGTATCTTCTTATCCGTTGGTTATTACACAG gtCACACGTTTCAAGTGTGGTGGAGTTTCTCTTGGCTGTGGACTGCACCATACGTTATCTGATGGCTTATCATCCCTTCACTTCATCAACACATGGTCCGATACAGCCCGAGGCTTATCTGTTGCAATTCCACCATTCAATGACCGTACTCTTCTTCGAGCCCGTGACCCACCAACCCCATTGTTCGACCACGTCGAATACCACCCACCACCGTCGAtgatcactacaacaaaaatacaaaaatcgCCGTCTGCTTCAACTTCCATCCTACGGCTCACCCTTGATCAAATTAACGTTCTTAAATCAAAGGGGAAAGGCGATGGTAGCATGTACCATAGTACATACGAGATCCTAGCCGCTCACCTATGGCGTTGTGCTTGCAAAGCGCGTGGACTTGTAGACACTCAACCAACCAAACTTTACGTGGCTACTGACGGACGGTCAAGATTGATCCCTCCACTCCCTCAAGGATACCTCGGGAATGTTGTTTTCACAGCCACTCCCATTGCTAAATCAGGAGAGTTTAAATCCGAATCATTGGCCGACACTGCAAGGAGAATCCACAAGGAGTTGGCTAGAATGGATGATCAGTACCTTAGATCAGCTATCGATTACTTGGAGACGGTACCTGATCTTCAGGCCCTTGTTCGAGGGCCGACCTATTTTGCTTGTCCTAATCTCAATATAAACAGTTGGACTCGGTTACCAATATATGAAGCAAACTTTGGTTGGGGTCGACCTATTTTCATGGGACCCGCAAGCATACTTTACGAAGGTACAATTTACATAATACCAGACCCTAGTGGTGATCGTAGCGTGTCTTTGGCAGTGTGTTTGGACCCTGATCACATTGCTTTGTTTGAAAAATACCTGTATGATTTCTAG